The genomic stretch GAACCGCGCGATCGGGGAGTCCACCAGGACGATCTCGGTGTCGTCGCGGGTCGTCGCATGGCAGAACCGCACCTGGCCGAGCCCGGTCACGTCCACGGTGACCGAGAGCGGCAGGCCGGCGAGCAGGTCGCGGTGCCGCCGGTCGAGCTGCCCGGCGCAGTACTCGGTGACCTGCCGCACCTCCGCGGGCAGGGCGGCATCGACGGCACCGTCGTACGCCGCGACCAGCTCGCGGTCGGCGTTGCCGCGCACCCAGTGGGCACGTTCGCCGAGCTCGGCCAGCCGGTCCAGGGTCTCGGCCGGCATCGGTCCGGACGCCAGGTCGCCGTTGAGCACCACGAGGTCGACGCCTTCCGCATCGACCTCGGCGAGCACCGCGTCGAGCGCCGGTAGGTTGCCGTGCACGTCGGCCAGTACCGCGACTCGCATGATGACCTCCCGTCCACCATCGTGGCGCCGGTTTCGTCGTCGCGCAGCATGATTCACCGACAGCTGAACGTAGCAACCACATCGGGCGCCTGTCCTGGCTGCTAGCCTCGGCGGCCGTCCGATCTCCACGCGGGGGTGGAAGAGTCGCCATGCACCGAGCCACGCCGCGGGAACCGTGGGCGCAGCCACCTGTCGCGCCTGCGCCGCGGCGGGTGACCGCCGCTACGTTCCTGCGCTCGGCCGTGGCGGCCGGCGGCGCGGTGGCCGGTGTGGCCGCGGCGATCCCGCTTGGTGCTCTGCTGACGGCCTTCCTGTTCGACACGGTCGGCACCGCCATCGTGGACGAGATCATGTCCGACGGCGTCGCCGAAGGACTGTCCGGCATCGAGGCGTTCTTCGGTGGGCTCATGCTCGCGATCGCCGCGATCATGATCGCCATCATGGTGGTGCTCGCCCTCGTCGCCCCCGTCTTCGTGGTGCTGCCGATGCTCGGTGCGGGGGTAGCGTTGCGGGTCGCGCGCGCCGGCCTGATCATGCGGTCGCTGTGGCTGTCGCTTGCGGCCCTCGCGCTGCTGGTGGCCGCTGCGGCGGCGGTGCTGTCCGCTTTCGACGCGGACGGCAAGTGGTGGATGTGGGTGGTCGTCGTCGCCGCGGCGAGCTTGGTCGGCCGGCTCGCCGTCGAGCTCTGGGAGCCGCAGCGAGCAGCGACGCGTTCACCGGTGGCGTTCACCCGGGTGTGGTGGCGGTTGCTGATCGTCTGGATCTGTCTGCTGGTCGCGGCGCTCGTCACGGGCACGACGCTGTTCATCACCGTGGTCTAGGACACATCGCTGCGGCACTGAAAACGCTATGGTGCGGGACAGGCACACCCGACAGACGTGAGGACGCGCCGATGCCCGAGTTCGGACTCTGCCTACCGCTCGACAGCCAACTCACCGGGTTCGCCGCAAAGGCAGAACGGCTGGGGTACGAGTTCGTGAGCACGGGGGAGCATCTCGCGTTCCACGGTGAGTCGACCAACGGGTTCATCTCGCTGTCCATGGCTGCGGCCGCGACCAGCAGCATCGGCCTGGTCACCAGCATCTCGCTCGTCCCGCTGTACCCGCCAGCGCTGCTCGCGAAGCTGGCGGCCACCCTGGACCACCTCAGCGTCGGCCGGTTCCACTTGGGGGTGGGCATCGGCGGCGAGTTCCCGCCCGAGTTCGAGGCCGTCGGGGTGCCGGTCGCGGAGCGCGGCGCACGCACGGACGAGGCGCTCGAGGTCGTCGGCAAGCTGCTCACGGGTGACGCCGTGACGTTCGACGGTCGGTTCTCGTCGTTCCGCGACGTGCGCCTCGCCCCCGTGCCCGCGCGCCCGCTGCCGGTCTGGGTGTCGGGGAGGAAGGAGCCGGCGATGCGGCGGGCCGCGAAGTACGGCGACGTGTGGATGCCGTACATGTACAGCCCGGAGCAGGTGACCAACAGCCGGGCGAGGATCACCGAGCTGAGTGAGGCCGAGCTCGGCCGGCCGTGGCAAGGGCGTACGGCGGTGTACATGTTCGCCACCGTCCACCCCGACCGCGAGCGCGCTCGTGAGGTGATCACCGAACGCGTCGGCGGGAAGTACCAGCAGGACTTCGACCGGATCGCCGACCGCTACCTGCTGTTCGGCGCCGCGAGCGACTGCAGGAACCGGCTCGAGGAATACCTGGCTGCCGGCGTCGACACGGTGTTGCTCAATCTGCAGTGCCCTCGCGACGAGCTCGACGAGATGACCGACGTGGTCACCGAGGAGATCGTCCGGCCGCTACGGGGTGCCGGCTCGTAGCAGTGGACCAGTGGACCAGTTGCCCGTCGGCGGATCGCCAGCTGCCGTTGCGGACCACGTCGATGGCCGACCGCGGTCGGTGGAACTGGTCTACTCGGATTTGACCGTCCCTCTTTCAGCACGGCGTCGGCCGGTGTTGAGTTCGCCACATGGGTAGAACACACCGACGTCGACTGATCGCAGCAACCGTCGCCGCCGCGTCCGCGCTCGCGGTGACCGCGTGCGGGAGCGGCTCGGGCGGCGACGTCACCTTGACGTTCTGGACGCACACGCACCCGCCGATGGTGAAGCTGAACAAGGCGCTCATCGCCGAGTACGAGAAGAAGCACCCCAACGTCACCATCGAGTACCAGACGATCCCGAACACCGAGTTCGGCACGAAGATGCTGACGGCGCTCTCCAACGGCACCGGCCCGGACATCATCAACATGGACGACAACGCGCTGCGCGGCGAGTACATCCCCAAGTCGCTGATCGCGCCGATCGATGCGAAGGCGTTCGGGAAGGGCTCGGTGAAGGAGCTCGAGCAGACCTACGAGCCGAACATGCTGGCCGGTGCGAAGGACGCGAAGGGCACCTTGTACGGCGTGCCGAGCGAGCTCAACAGCACGGCGTTCGCCATCAACGTCAAGCACTTCCGCGATGCCGGGCTCGACCCGAACAAGCCACCGAAGACCTGGGACGACGTC from Streptosporangiales bacterium encodes the following:
- a CDS encoding metallophosphoesterase produces the protein MRVAVLADVHGNLPALDAVLAEVDAEGVDLVVLNGDLASGPMPAETLDRLAELGERAHWVRGNADRELVAAYDGAVDAALPAEVRQVTEYCAGQLDRRHRDLLAGLPLSVTVDVTGLGQVRFCHATTRDDTEIVLVDSPIARFAEAFADTTESTVVLGHTHMPFDRLADRRRFVNPGSVGMPYGTGGAHWALLGPAVVLRCTAYDLDDAEATLRSAAPGYPDLAGFVAENVRTVPSDAEALAVFSR
- a CDS encoding LLM class flavin-dependent oxidoreductase; its protein translation is MPEFGLCLPLDSQLTGFAAKAERLGYEFVSTGEHLAFHGESTNGFISLSMAAAATSSIGLVTSISLVPLYPPALLAKLAATLDHLSVGRFHLGVGIGGEFPPEFEAVGVPVAERGARTDEALEVVGKLLTGDAVTFDGRFSSFRDVRLAPVPARPLPVWVSGRKEPAMRRAAKYGDVWMPYMYSPEQVTNSRARITELSEAELGRPWQGRTAVYMFATVHPDRERAREVITERVGGKYQQDFDRIADRYLLFGAASDCRNRLEEYLAAGVDTVLLNLQCPRDELDEMTDVVTEEIVRPLRGAGS
- a CDS encoding extracellular solute-binding protein, which produces MGRTHRRRLIAATVAAASALAVTACGSGSGGDVTLTFWTHTHPPMVKLNKALIAEYEKKHPNVTIEYQTIPNTEFGTKMLTALSNGTGPDIINMDDNALRGEYIPKSLIAPIDAKAFGKGSVKELEQTYEPNMLAGAKDAKGTLYGVPSELNSTAFAINVKHFRDAGLDPNKPPKTWDDVAAYGKKLVVAGHGQAFNFSYIHSGWYSQMYQTLLNQTGGSMVNESCDGATVNQPKSAQAMQIWATWRATRRSPTRTRRAGRRRHRSRTSPQGRSRWRSSTRGRCRRSRTPTRRRTRT